One stretch of Bremerella cremea DNA includes these proteins:
- the pheA gene encoding prephenate dehydratase, with protein MAKTPRKTSATDLKKTVAKIDSQILDLLAKRVNACQKIVQNAPSLTIEQQLSSEESELAKWLSSNKTPLAKESLSPVMQEILSLCRSASRRLRVAYLGPQYSYSHQAAVEKFGANADYSPVATIAAVFEEIQRNQADFGLVPVENSNDGRVTDTLEMFAKVPTKICGEVKLHIHHQLLAKCPREEIREVFSKPQALSQCRNWLAKHLPAARPIEMTSTAAAAQLAAQKEGAAAVASRAAGLNYNLETIASNIEDNPNNITRFAVISHSTAPKTGNDKTALLFQTEHKPGALADAMNIFKKNRLNLTWIESFPVANSPEEYLFFVEMEGHSSELKIRRMIASLEKKTLRLEILGSYQKTEPVN; from the coding sequence ATGGCCAAGACTCCGCGTAAGACATCGGCAACCGATCTCAAGAAGACCGTTGCCAAGATTGACAGCCAGATCCTCGACTTACTGGCGAAACGTGTAAATGCCTGCCAAAAAATTGTCCAGAACGCCCCCAGTTTGACCATCGAGCAGCAGCTGAGCTCGGAAGAAAGTGAACTTGCCAAATGGCTTTCCAGCAATAAGACGCCGCTGGCCAAGGAATCGCTTTCCCCAGTGATGCAAGAGATATTAAGCCTCTGCCGCAGCGCCTCGCGCCGGTTACGTGTGGCGTATCTTGGGCCGCAGTACAGCTATTCGCATCAAGCGGCGGTAGAAAAATTTGGGGCGAATGCCGACTACTCGCCCGTCGCTACCATCGCGGCCGTTTTTGAAGAAATCCAGCGCAATCAGGCTGATTTTGGACTCGTTCCGGTCGAAAACTCGAACGATGGGCGTGTGACCGACACCCTTGAAATGTTCGCTAAAGTGCCCACCAAGATCTGTGGCGAAGTCAAACTGCATATCCATCATCAGCTTCTGGCGAAATGCCCTCGCGAAGAAATCCGCGAGGTCTTCAGCAAGCCGCAAGCCCTGTCGCAATGCCGCAACTGGCTGGCCAAGCACCTGCCTGCGGCTCGTCCAATCGAGATGACTAGCACGGCTGCCGCTGCCCAACTGGCCGCCCAAAAGGAGGGGGCCGCTGCCGTTGCCAGCCGCGCGGCTGGGTTGAATTACAACCTGGAAACGATTGCCTCGAATATCGAGGACAACCCTAACAACATCACCCGCTTCGCGGTAATCTCCCACTCAACCGCCCCCAAAACAGGCAACGACAAGACTGCGTTGCTGTTCCAAACCGAGCACAAACCGGGGGCATTGGCCGATGCCATGAACATTTTCAAGAAGAACCGCCTGAATTTGACCTGGATCGAGTCCTTTCCGGTTGCCAATTCGCCGGAAGAGTACCTGTTTTTCGTCGAAATGGAGGGGCATAGCTCGGAATTGAAAATCCGGCGGATGATCGCCTCACTCGAGAAAAAGACCCTCCGTCTGGAGATTCTCGGCTCGTACCAAAAGACGGAACCGGTGAACTAA
- the tpiA gene encoding triose-phosphate isomerase → MRRPFIAGNWKMNTTKAEGVALVKGVAEGNTAGDAVEVAVCAPSVYLDAVATAAAGKVGVGAQNCYHEASGAFTGEISAEMAKDIGCQYVILGHSERRHIFGESNSDVCKKVHSVLAAGLTPIVCVGELLEEREAGKTTDVVAEQMYGSLAGVTAEQMKSVVIAYEPVWAIGTGKVATPAQAEEVHAGIRALMTAKYGEAISESVRIQYGGSVKPDNAAELLSQPNIDGALVGGASLKADSFLGIIAGATK, encoded by the coding sequence GTGAGACGTCCTTTCATCGCTGGTAACTGGAAAATGAACACCACCAAGGCCGAAGGCGTTGCTTTGGTGAAAGGCGTTGCCGAAGGCAACACTGCCGGCGACGCAGTCGAAGTGGCCGTGTGTGCCCCCAGCGTTTACTTGGATGCCGTTGCCACGGCAGCCGCTGGCAAGGTGGGCGTTGGTGCCCAGAACTGCTACCACGAAGCTTCCGGTGCATTCACCGGCGAGATCTCTGCCGAGATGGCCAAGGACATTGGCTGCCAGTATGTCATCTTGGGACACAGCGAACGCCGCCACATCTTCGGCGAATCCAACAGCGACGTCTGCAAGAAAGTGCATTCGGTCCTCGCTGCTGGCCTAACCCCGATCGTTTGCGTGGGCGAACTGCTAGAAGAACGAGAAGCAGGCAAAACAACTGATGTTGTCGCCGAACAAATGTATGGCAGCCTGGCTGGCGTTACCGCTGAACAGATGAAGTCGGTCGTTATCGCTTACGAACCGGTCTGGGCTATCGGCACCGGCAAAGTTGCTACGCCAGCTCAAGCTGAAGAAGTGCATGCCGGCATCCGGGCTTTGATGACCGCCAAATATGGCGAAGCAATCTCGGAATCGGTCCGCATTCAATACGGTGGCAGCGTTAAGCCAGACAACGCCGCTGAACTACTTTCGCAACCGAACATTGACGGCGCGTTGGTGGGTGGTGCCTCGCTCAAAGCAGATAGCTTCCTGGGCATTATTGCTGGCGCCACCAAGTAG
- the secG gene encoding preprotein translocase subunit SecG produces MTIPILFAAVSPLQYLFGPLIFLTSVFLILVVLVQRGRGGGLTGALGGAGGQSAFGAKAGDVFTKITVVVAAFWILLCILATMSLQDLGSTKVTSSGSNIATPPAGEAATGEAKDGTSSITAPATEEAAKPTSETPASDSKPAADLEPATGEAASTPPPSVDTVEATDKPAADEKPKD; encoded by the coding sequence ATGACTATTCCCATCCTTTTCGCCGCGGTCTCTCCACTTCAGTACCTATTTGGCCCGCTGATCTTCCTTACGTCCGTGTTTCTGATCCTCGTTGTCTTGGTACAGCGTGGTCGCGGTGGCGGATTAACGGGTGCCCTGGGTGGTGCTGGTGGCCAAAGCGCTTTCGGCGCTAAAGCAGGCGACGTGTTCACCAAGATCACTGTTGTCGTCGCCGCCTTCTGGATTCTGCTTTGCATCTTGGCCACGATGAGCCTTCAAGACCTAGGCTCGACCAAGGTGACCAGCAGCGGCAGCAACATCGCCACACCCCCAGCTGGTGAAGCTGCAACGGGCGAAGCCAAAGACGGGACTTCATCAATTACCGCCCCGGCAACCGAGGAAGCCGCAAAGCCGACCTCAGAAACTCCGGCTTCCGACAGCAAGCCTGCCGCCGACCTGGAACCTGCAACCGGCGAAGCCGCGAGCACGCCACCTCCGTCCGTCGACACGGTTGAAGCTACCGACAAGCCTGCGGCAGACGAAAAGCCCAAAGACTAG
- a CDS encoding YicC/YloC family endoribonuclease has product MLLSMTGYGDAHLHADGVSVSVEIRSVNNRYFKLTVRGNELFSGIESQIEALARKHINRGTITINLRVKTDATADKYRIDTDVLQSYVQQIHQLGSQIGISETPHWDSVLQLPGVVQENTDNDDEQFNAWPVIEKTVQTALEKFDTMRQHEGETTTVDLRENLATIAKYLEQIEAKTPNVVAGYRDRMTERVNKVLEEFDVTVDPSTLLREVAIFTDRVNISEEVVRLKSHLQQFETFLTQKESTGRKLDFLTQELFRETNTIGSKANDAEIAKAVVEMKTAIEKIREQVQNIE; this is encoded by the coding sequence ATGCTGTTGAGCATGACCGGCTATGGCGATGCCCATCTGCATGCGGACGGCGTCTCGGTTTCGGTCGAAATTCGCTCGGTCAACAACCGCTATTTCAAGCTTACAGTTCGCGGCAACGAACTTTTTAGCGGGATCGAATCCCAGATCGAAGCCCTTGCTCGCAAGCACATCAATCGTGGCACGATCACGATTAACCTGCGAGTAAAGACAGACGCCACTGCCGACAAGTACCGAATCGATACCGACGTCCTGCAAAGCTACGTCCAGCAGATCCACCAACTTGGCAGCCAGATTGGCATTTCCGAAACACCTCATTGGGATTCCGTCTTGCAACTGCCAGGCGTGGTCCAAGAGAACACTGACAACGACGACGAGCAATTCAACGCTTGGCCGGTGATCGAGAAGACGGTTCAAACGGCTCTCGAAAAATTCGACACCATGCGGCAGCACGAGGGAGAAACGACCACCGTCGATCTGCGTGAAAATCTCGCCACGATTGCTAAATACCTAGAGCAAATCGAGGCCAAAACACCCAACGTGGTGGCCGGGTATCGCGACCGCATGACCGAACGGGTCAACAAAGTGCTGGAAGAATTCGACGTCACCGTCGACCCTTCGACCCTGCTGCGAGAAGTGGCCATCTTCACCGACCGTGTGAACATCTCGGAAGAGGTGGTGCGGCTGAAGAGTCACCTGCAACAATTCGAAACGTTCCTCACTCAAAAGGAATCGACCGGGCGCAAGCTCGACTTCCTCACCCAGGAACTTTTTCGCGAAACCAACACGATCGGCTCGAAAGCAAACGATGCCGAGATAGCCAAAGCGGTTGTCGAAATGAAGACTGCCATCGAGAAGATTCGCGAACAAGTTCAGAACATCGAATAA
- the gmk gene encoding guanylate kinase: MNTEAPGILVILSGPSGAGKTTIVRKLLALGVPQIELSISATTRAPRQGEQDGIDYHFLTKEEFERRQAAGEFLEFVEVFRTGHYYGTLRSEVEARLAEGISVLLEIDVEGAVKVAQQYPEAITIFLSPESTEELERRLRDRGTETEEAIERRLETAKSEMGASSWYSYHVLNMADAADQTVTQLADIIRQEKEKRCSKN; encoded by the coding sequence ATGAACACAGAAGCCCCAGGCATTTTGGTAATCCTTTCCGGTCCTTCCGGTGCCGGCAAGACAACCATCGTGCGCAAGCTGCTGGCCCTGGGAGTTCCGCAGATTGAGCTGAGCATATCCGCGACCACGCGTGCACCACGCCAAGGCGAACAAGACGGGATCGACTACCACTTCCTCACCAAGGAAGAGTTTGAACGCCGTCAAGCCGCTGGTGAGTTCCTTGAGTTCGTCGAAGTGTTTCGCACCGGCCACTACTACGGAACGCTCCGCAGCGAAGTCGAAGCCCGCTTGGCTGAGGGCATTTCCGTGCTGCTAGAGATTGACGTGGAGGGGGCCGTGAAGGTCGCCCAGCAATACCCAGAAGCGATCACCATTTTCCTCAGCCCCGAATCGACGGAAGAACTAGAACGCCGTCTTCGCGACCGAGGCACCGAAACGGAAGAAGCCATTGAGCGACGGCTGGAAACAGCCAAGAGCGAAATGGGAGCGTCCTCGTGGTATTCGTACCACGTGTTAAACATGGCCGACGCCGCCGACCAGACAGTCACCCAACTTGCTGACATTATCCGTCAGGAAAAGGAAAAACGATGTTCGAAGAATTGA
- a CDS encoding DNA-directed RNA polymerase subunit omega — MFEELKEEFIIKKVGGRFKLSTLIQKRLVALNAGSRPLVEIKSDNKMEIVLEEIKQDKIFLDTTNELRTTADSDVMIKSFDAIMSDEL, encoded by the coding sequence ATGTTCGAAGAATTGAAAGAAGAATTCATCATCAAGAAGGTTGGCGGTCGTTTTAAACTGTCGACCCTGATTCAAAAACGCTTGGTTGCGTTGAACGCCGGCAGCCGCCCACTGGTCGAAATAAAATCCGACAACAAGATGGAAATCGTGTTGGAAGAAATTAAGCAAGACAAGATCTTCCTTGATACAACCAACGAACTACGCACCACGGCCGACTCGGACGTAATGATCAAGTCGTTCGATGCCATCATGAGCGACGAACTGTGA
- a CDS encoding flavoprotein encodes MSDRKVIIGVTGGIAAYKTPALVSQLVKADVDVTVVMTAASHHFAGAATLTALSGKRVHTELFDENMPLGAHIELARRASLLCIVPTSADFMAKAALGLADDLLSTLYLAFTGKVFMCPAMNKEMWAHPAVQRNVKTLIEDGVTMIGPDSGWQSCRVEGTGRMTEPDEIYAKIESYFQDK; translated from the coding sequence GTGAGCGATCGCAAGGTCATCATCGGCGTCACCGGCGGGATTGCCGCCTACAAAACGCCTGCGTTGGTCAGCCAACTGGTCAAAGCAGACGTTGACGTCACCGTGGTGATGACCGCCGCTTCCCACCACTTTGCCGGCGCGGCCACACTCACCGCGCTTTCCGGGAAGCGTGTTCACACCGAGCTTTTCGACGAGAACATGCCACTGGGCGCGCACATCGAGCTTGCGCGCCGAGCGAGCCTGCTGTGCATTGTCCCCACTTCAGCCGACTTCATGGCCAAAGCTGCACTTGGCTTGGCCGACGACCTGCTGAGTACCCTCTACCTGGCATTCACCGGCAAAGTCTTCATGTGCCCCGCGATGAACAAAGAAATGTGGGCTCACCCCGCCGTTCAGCGGAACGTGAAAACGCTGATTGAAGATGGCGTCACGATGATCGGGCCCGACTCTGGCTGGCAAAGTTGCCGTGTGGAAGGAACCGGACGAATGACCGAACCAGACGAAATTTACGCGAAGATAGAAAGCTACTTCCAAGACAAATAA
- a CDS encoding DJ-1/PfpI family protein → MNHSTLKMIPADRQINIGAIIFPEMDQIDLTGPYAVLSRLPGSSIQLIGQKKEQIRDHLGLSLVPDVALEDARPIDLLLVPGGPGQEALMEDETVLSFIRQRASTAKCVFSVCTGSLICGAAGLLKDKVATTHWTALPLLKYFGAKPSEKRVAIDGNFVSAAGLTAGIDGALTVAALLRGDEVAQAIQLAIQYAPEPPFECGSPDIAPPEILAKVKSNVAPLTELREKTAKRVAERLGISLK, encoded by the coding sequence ATGAACCACTCCACACTAAAAATGATCCCAGCCGACCGGCAAATTAACATCGGAGCGATCATCTTTCCTGAGATGGATCAGATCGACCTGACTGGCCCTTACGCGGTTCTTTCACGACTTCCCGGCTCTTCGATTCAGCTGATCGGGCAGAAAAAAGAACAGATTCGCGATCACCTTGGCCTGAGCTTAGTCCCGGATGTCGCTTTAGAGGATGCCCGGCCGATCGACCTCTTGCTTGTCCCTGGTGGCCCCGGGCAGGAAGCCCTCATGGAAGACGAAACGGTGCTTTCGTTTATCCGGCAGCGAGCGAGCACCGCGAAGTGTGTATTCTCGGTTTGTACCGGCTCGTTGATTTGCGGCGCGGCGGGCCTATTAAAAGACAAAGTAGCCACCACACACTGGACGGCTTTGCCCTTGCTGAAATATTTCGGGGCGAAACCATCAGAGAAACGCGTTGCCATTGATGGCAACTTCGTTAGTGCGGCAGGTCTCACCGCAGGAATTGACGGAGCATTGACCGTCGCAGCACTACTGCGCGGCGACGAGGTCGCCCAAGCCATTCAACTGGCAATTCAATATGCACCGGAACCACCGTTCGAATGTGGCAGCCCCGATATTGCCCCGCCAGAAATCTTGGCCAAGGTGAAGTCGAACGTCGCTCCGCTGACTGAACTTCGCGAGAAGACAGCGAAACGGGTCGCCGAACGCCTGGGGATCAGTCTCAAGTAA
- a CDS encoding DUF6800 family protein, with translation MPVISERHQELKRRRHRKKVYAKFKAIIAKNPSNDEKRRIAGKLRKLTPAAEELIQRWGLES, from the coding sequence GTGCCGGTTATCAGCGAGCGCCATCAGGAATTGAAGCGTCGACGTCATCGCAAGAAGGTTTATGCCAAGTTCAAGGCCATCATCGCCAAGAACCCATCGAACGACGAAAAGCGACGTATCGCCGGCAAGCTCCGTAAGCTGACCCCGGCTGCGGAAGAATTGATCCAACGATGGGGCCTAGAGTCGTAA
- a CDS encoding platelet-activating factor acetylhydrolase IB subunit has product MRCFVCLLAALVLAAPTWAQDAKKSEPIEALKPASRPNDWWMQRHQQKLDAIKNADEIDVVFIGDSITHGWENAGKATWEETFAPLHPLNIGYSGDRTEHVLWRFENGELDGYSPKVAVIMIGTNNTGHRQEKSEDTAAGVKAIVEKLHEKHPETKVLLLAIFPRGATTDDPLRKLNDGANAIIEKEMKDKDYVTFLNINDVFLTDDGTLPKAIMPDLLHPKEKGYKLWADAISGKLEELLNQ; this is encoded by the coding sequence ATGCGTTGTTTTGTCTGCCTGCTGGCAGCCCTGGTCTTGGCCGCCCCTACTTGGGCCCAAGACGCCAAAAAGTCGGAACCGATTGAAGCCCTGAAGCCAGCTTCTCGCCCCAACGACTGGTGGATGCAACGTCACCAGCAAAAATTGGACGCCATTAAAAACGCAGATGAAATCGATGTCGTCTTCATTGGCGATTCCATTACGCACGGCTGGGAAAACGCCGGCAAAGCCACCTGGGAAGAAACCTTCGCCCCACTTCATCCGCTGAATATCGGCTACAGCGGAGATCGCACCGAGCATGTTCTGTGGCGATTCGAGAATGGCGAACTGGATGGCTATAGCCCCAAAGTCGCCGTCATCATGATCGGCACCAACAACACCGGGCATCGCCAAGAGAAATCGGAAGACACGGCTGCCGGCGTGAAGGCGATTGTCGAGAAGCTGCACGAAAAGCACCCCGAAACCAAGGTCCTGCTGCTGGCCATCTTTCCTCGCGGTGCCACGACCGACGATCCTTTGCGAAAGCTGAACGATGGTGCCAACGCAATCATCGAGAAAGAAATGAAGGATAAAGACTACGTTACCTTCCTCAACATCAACGATGTCTTTCTGACCGACGACGGCACGTTGCCGAAAGCGATCATGCCTGACCTGCTGCACCCCAAAGAAAAGGGCTATAAACTTTGGGCCGATGCCATCTCGGGCAAACTGGAAGAATTGCTGAATCAATAG